A part of Acidisarcina sp. genomic DNA contains:
- the mnmE gene encoding tRNA uridine-5-carboxymethylaminomethyl(34) synthesis GTPase MnmE, with protein sequence MQRNDPATASQPLQNDTIVAISTPPGRGGIGIVRLSGPEAAPIACRLVRSRHPLAHAQVRFAEVLDPDRPSDEERIDEALVTWFAAPHSYTGEELVEIAAHGSPVVLDMLVRQSILHGARLAEPGEFTQRAFLSGRIDLTQAEAVRDLIDAQTLYQARVAAQQLGGALSRRIHPIKHQLVETIATLEAGIDFAEDDVDVISDDEILRRIAQVEQPLAAIAATFTQGRIVHSGLTLAIVGRPNAGKSSLFNRIAERERAIVTAIPGTTRDLVTERVSIGGIPVELVDTAGLREASDEVESMGIQKTREALSDADIVLLVLDATQPRNAEETELLAAIVHRPALVAWNKSDLGNESDLPADLSSLTVVHTSALTGEGIDELRQQVLAKAGASGEPQSGLLTNLRQHQAVTATLQAVSAAASAVSHRTPHEMLLMDLYQALRQLDTLTGETTPDDILNLIFSTFCIGK encoded by the coding sequence ATGCAGCGAAACGATCCAGCCACCGCCTCGCAGCCCTTGCAGAACGACACGATAGTCGCCATCTCCACGCCACCCGGTCGCGGAGGCATCGGCATCGTGCGGCTCTCCGGGCCGGAGGCAGCGCCTATCGCCTGTCGGCTGGTGCGTTCGCGCCATCCGCTCGCCCACGCCCAGGTTCGTTTTGCCGAGGTGCTGGACCCGGATAGGCCCAGCGACGAGGAGCGCATCGATGAGGCGCTTGTGACCTGGTTTGCTGCTCCGCACAGCTACACCGGCGAAGAGCTGGTAGAGATTGCGGCCCATGGTTCGCCCGTCGTGCTCGACATGCTGGTTCGCCAATCGATCCTGCATGGCGCGCGCCTGGCGGAGCCGGGTGAGTTTACACAGCGCGCCTTTCTCAGTGGCCGCATCGACCTGACCCAGGCCGAAGCCGTACGGGATCTAATCGATGCACAGACGCTCTATCAGGCTCGCGTGGCAGCCCAGCAATTGGGCGGAGCCCTCTCCCGCCGCATCCATCCCATCAAGCACCAGCTGGTAGAAACGATCGCAACGTTGGAAGCAGGGATCGACTTCGCCGAAGACGATGTCGATGTCATCAGCGATGACGAGATCCTCCGGAGAATCGCCCAGGTCGAGCAACCGCTTGCCGCTATCGCCGCGACCTTTACGCAGGGGCGCATCGTCCACTCAGGATTAACGCTGGCAATCGTAGGCCGTCCAAACGCGGGAAAATCGTCTCTCTTCAATCGCATTGCGGAACGCGAGCGCGCCATCGTTACCGCGATCCCCGGAACCACGCGCGATCTGGTTACAGAGCGCGTCTCCATCGGCGGCATCCCGGTAGAGCTCGTCGATACCGCTGGCCTGCGCGAGGCGAGTGATGAAGTCGAGTCCATGGGAATTCAGAAGACGCGCGAGGCCTTGTCGGATGCGGACATCGTGCTGCTTGTGCTCGATGCAACACAACCGCGAAATGCCGAAGAGACGGAGTTACTCGCAGCCATAGTGCATCGCCCGGCGCTGGTCGCCTGGAACAAATCGGATCTGGGAAACGAGAGTGACCTTCCCGCAGATCTCTCCTCGCTCACCGTGGTGCACACCTCAGCGTTGACGGGCGAAGGCATCGACGAGTTGCGCCAGCAGGTTCTGGCCAAGGCTGGAGCGAGTGGCGAACCGCAGAGTGGATTGTTGACGAATCTGCGCCAGCATCAGGCCGTCACAGCCACACTGCAGGCAGTGTCCGCTGCGGCGAGTGCCGTTTCCCATCGCACACCACACGAGATGCTGCTGATGGATCTCTACCAGGCCCTTCGCCAGCTAGACACCCTGACCGGCGAAACCACCCCCGACGACATCCTGAACCTGATCTTCTCCACCTTCTGCATCGGAAAGTAA
- a CDS encoding R3H domain-containing nucleic acid-binding protein: MPIDDYTAAAHKIADFLKTLTTTGGLRLKYRITAGSGAADPDGLENREIYVELAGPDVPLLTERGGELLRSLEHIAAKIIRLEPEEHDKVSFDAANFKAIRARELRLAAETAAEKVRRGGQPYSFSPMSSRERRMLHLALRSYEDLETASSGEGARRFVVLYPRGWQHDEPAPRTTSRASRDASRSR; the protein is encoded by the coding sequence ATGCCGATTGACGATTACACAGCCGCAGCACACAAGATTGCAGACTTCCTTAAGACCCTGACGACAACCGGCGGCCTGCGCCTGAAGTACAGAATCACCGCTGGCAGCGGAGCCGCGGACCCGGATGGCCTGGAGAATCGCGAGATATACGTGGAACTGGCAGGTCCCGATGTCCCGCTCCTGACCGAGCGCGGTGGCGAACTGCTGCGTTCGCTCGAGCACATCGCCGCCAAGATCATTCGCCTGGAGCCGGAAGAGCACGATAAGGTCTCCTTTGACGCCGCCAACTTCAAGGCGATCCGCGCCCGGGAGCTGCGTCTTGCCGCCGAGACGGCTGCCGAAAAGGTTCGTCGCGGAGGCCAGCCCTACAGCTTTTCGCCCATGAGCTCTCGTGAGCGGCGCATGCTGCACCTTGCCCTGCGCAGCTATGAAGACCTGGAAACAGCCAGCAGTGGCGAAGGAGCACGGCGCTTCGTCGTCCTGTATCCGCGCGGCTGGCAGCATGACGAACCTGCCCCCCGGACTACCTCACGGGCAAGCCGCGACGCCAGCCGTAGCCGGTAG
- the yidC gene encoding membrane protein insertase YidC: protein MAEIKNPNQQGGGQDSRTILAFSTIFLLIFLGLQYLKQKKGPEPPPQQQQQLQGANPAAPPATAIVPSSAPGEAVTSSIQAASESETILENDLYRIRFSNRGAQVTSWILKKYTNEAGKPLDLVNNEAASQHGYPLSLYTYDSALTRQLSQVLYEPSATGTLTAPAKLTFTYAAGNLKVTKTFSFDSSYVVSADVLVTNNGVPVNAMLAWPSGLGDQETLQSYNTNSQFDTSLNGKSNYESPKKVIGGATLASPYDYAGISDLYFAAIFLPEAPARTTVVTLHNKIAIPRNRKEPNVTDQASVLGAAVGDSSGHTRVRLFAGPKVIEVLASVRATSPDGSFTGPDLEPIINFGWLKVIAKPFFLALRWIYQHIVHNWGWAILVLTLFINLAMLPTRVQMMHSALKMQRIQPEMDAIKNRYKNYKMNDPRRQDMNKEIFELQKREKVNMFGGCLPMLIQMPLLFGFYKMLSNVIELRHADWMWLHDLAAPDPLHILPVFFIVTMFLVQFLTPSPGVDPAQQKMMAFTMPVFFGFMTWNLASGLALYWSFGNIISVIQQTIMNRTKLGREMREIAARRNAKRLGKAAARK from the coding sequence TTGGCAGAAATTAAGAACCCGAATCAGCAGGGCGGTGGGCAGGATTCGCGCACCATTCTCGCGTTTTCCACGATCTTTCTCCTGATCTTCCTTGGGCTGCAGTACCTCAAGCAGAAGAAGGGGCCGGAGCCGCCACCCCAGCAGCAGCAGCAACTACAGGGTGCGAATCCCGCTGCGCCGCCGGCCACGGCCATCGTGCCCTCCAGCGCACCTGGAGAAGCGGTAACATCCAGCATCCAGGCAGCGAGCGAGAGCGAAACGATCCTGGAGAACGACCTGTACCGTATTCGCTTCTCGAACCGCGGCGCGCAGGTCACCTCGTGGATTCTGAAGAAGTACACGAACGAAGCCGGCAAGCCGTTGGACCTGGTGAACAATGAGGCCGCGTCGCAGCACGGGTATCCGCTGTCGCTCTACACCTATGATTCGGCGCTCACGCGGCAGCTTTCGCAGGTGCTCTATGAGCCCTCCGCGACCGGCACCCTGACCGCGCCTGCCAAGCTCACCTTCACCTATGCCGCGGGCAACCTGAAGGTCACGAAGACATTCAGCTTCGACTCCAGCTATGTGGTCAGCGCCGATGTCCTTGTGACCAACAATGGTGTGCCTGTCAACGCAATGCTCGCGTGGCCTTCGGGATTGGGCGACCAGGAGACGCTGCAGAGTTACAACACGAACTCGCAGTTCGATACCAGCCTGAACGGGAAGTCTAACTATGAATCCCCGAAGAAGGTTATAGGCGGAGCGACGCTTGCGAGTCCCTACGACTATGCAGGCATCAGCGATCTCTACTTCGCTGCCATCTTCCTGCCTGAAGCTCCGGCGCGCACCACTGTCGTCACGCTGCACAACAAGATCGCCATTCCGCGCAACCGCAAGGAGCCGAATGTGACCGATCAGGCTTCCGTATTGGGCGCGGCCGTGGGAGACAGCAGCGGGCATACCCGCGTGCGTCTCTTTGCCGGGCCAAAGGTCATCGAGGTGCTCGCCTCTGTGCGCGCAACCTCGCCGGATGGCTCCTTTACCGGCCCGGACCTGGAGCCGATTATCAACTTCGGTTGGTTGAAGGTCATCGCAAAACCGTTCTTCCTGGCGCTCCGCTGGATCTATCAGCACATCGTCCACAACTGGGGATGGGCGATCCTCGTCCTCACCCTGTTCATCAATCTGGCGATGCTGCCGACACGCGTGCAGATGATGCACTCCGCGCTGAAGATGCAACGCATTCAGCCGGAGATGGATGCCATCAAGAATCGCTACAAGAACTACAAGATGAACGATCCTCGCCGCCAGGACATGAACAAGGAGATCTTCGAGCTGCAGAAGCGGGAGAAGGTCAACATGTTCGGAGGCTGTCTGCCGATGCTGATCCAGATGCCTCTGCTCTTCGGCTTCTATAAGATGCTCTCGAATGTGATCGAGCTGCGTCATGCGGACTGGATGTGGCTGCACGATCTCGCCGCACCGGATCCGCTGCACATCCTCCCCGTCTTCTTCATCGTCACCATGTTTCTGGTGCAGTTTCTGACGCCATCGCCCGGCGTGGATCCGGCACAGCAGAAGATGATGGCCTTCACGATGCCGGTCTTCTTCGGCTTCATGACCTGGAATCTGGCCTCCGGGCTGGCTCTCTACTGGTCCTTCGGCAATATCATCAGCGTCATTCAGCAGACGATCATGAACCGCACCAAGCTGGGCCGCGAGATGAGGGAGATCGCCGCGCGCCGAAACGCCAAGCGCCTCGGAAAAGCCGCCGCTCGAAAATGA
- the yidD gene encoding membrane protein insertion efficiency factor YidD, whose translation MTVRVASAAHALYKRTLSPLLHSVTGTSGACRFQPTCSEYAVLAVGKHGWLVGSGMAVLRVLRCNPLFRGGFDPVPGTWPPPDHLPVEDATDSCRVGPRQLP comes from the coding sequence ATGACTGTCCGCGTGGCCTCTGCCGCACATGCGCTGTATAAGAGGACGCTCTCGCCTCTGCTGCACTCGGTAACGGGGACCTCCGGGGCCTGCCGCTTTCAGCCCACTTGTTCGGAATACGCGGTGCTGGCCGTGGGCAAGCACGGTTGGCTGGTTGGCAGCGGGATGGCCGTTCTGCGAGTCCTGCGCTGCAACCCGCTCTTCCGCGGTGGATTCGATCCCGTCCCCGGAACCTGGCCTCCGCCGGACCATTTGCCGGTAGAGGATGCGACAGACTCCTGCAGAGTTGGGCCGCGCCAGTTACCATAG
- the rnpA gene encoding ribonuclease P protein component, with protein sequence MTTHLQRPRTPPDSTAAAPLTMRGARLQKHADYQRVYKSSRKHFAPTMAYFFTPRTQSLPAQPLTTPKGPRVGLTAGKVLGNAVERNRIKRRMREAVRRHVALLPAGVDVILHPRKSVLTIEFERLDREVERIFTTIQQALATLPAKEPQRRPGP encoded by the coding sequence ATGACGACGCATCTGCAGCGTCCCCGAACACCGCCTGATTCGACCGCCGCGGCACCGCTCACCATGCGCGGCGCCCGGTTGCAGAAGCACGCCGATTATCAGCGCGTCTACAAGTCCAGCCGCAAGCATTTCGCGCCGACCATGGCGTACTTCTTCACCCCGCGTACCCAATCCTTGCCTGCTCAGCCATTGACGACTCCGAAGGGCCCACGAGTGGGGCTGACCGCCGGCAAGGTGCTCGGCAATGCGGTGGAGCGAAACCGCATCAAGCGGCGCATGCGCGAGGCGGTACGGCGCCACGTAGCTCTGCTGCCGGCGGGGGTAGACGTGATCCTCCATCCCCGCAAGTCCGTGCTGACCATCGAATTTGAGCGCCTTGACCGCGAGGTGGAGCGGATCTTTACGACTATTCAGCAGGCCCTGGCGACGCTGCCCGCGAAGGAGCCGCAAAGGAGGCCCGGTCCATGA
- the rpmH gene encoding 50S ribosomal protein L34 produces the protein MPKRTFQPNRRRRVKVHGFRARMKTKSGAAVLSRRRARGRVRVAVSAGFRD, from the coding sequence ATGCCTAAGCGCACATTTCAACCCAACCGTCGCCGTCGTGTAAAGGTGCACGGATTCCGGGCTCGCATGAAGACCAAGAGCGGCGCAGCCGTTCTCTCCCGCCGCCGTGCACGTGGCCGTGTCCGCGTTGCCGTCAGCGCCGGTTTCCGCGACTAG
- the dnaA gene encoding chromosomal replication initiator protein DnaA, whose protein sequence is MSFAPTATTTLNPWVRILGALEKKVNRQSFDTWLKPTRFSHAVAKMLYVRIPTPEFQHIGDRYADLIQEAMEALELDFEDVTFVTAEEDPTAPRVREDGGFAPVPSHATNAPRQDNSRATAPHQAKFDWSSAAQLNPRYTFENFVIGNGNQFARAAAEAVAERPSKAYNPLFLYGGVGMGKTHLMQAIGHEMKARQPQASICYVSSEKFTNEMINSLRYDKMTSFRDKYRSVDLLLIDDIQFLAQKERTQEEFFHTFNALHDSMKQIVIASDRPPKELPEIEDRLRSRFEWGLIADIQPPDLETKVAILQKKAESEHVVLPTDVALFIASNVRTNVRELEGALVRLFAWCSLNGMEITLPTTQQCLKQFIDTQVRKITIEAIQRAVAEHFGKRVAELKQKNNSREVVVPRQIAMYLAKQMTEASLPEIGRQFGGKHHTTVMHSIAKIDEQRRTDKGMNAMVNDLMEKLNT, encoded by the coding sequence ATGTCTTTTGCACCAACGGCCACGACCACCCTGAATCCATGGGTCAGAATCCTCGGAGCTCTCGAGAAGAAAGTGAACCGCCAGTCCTTCGACACCTGGCTGAAACCGACGCGCTTCAGTCATGCAGTTGCAAAGATGCTGTACGTGCGGATCCCCACGCCCGAGTTTCAGCACATTGGCGATCGCTATGCGGACCTGATTCAGGAGGCAATGGAAGCTCTCGAGCTGGATTTTGAGGATGTAACCTTCGTCACGGCCGAAGAGGATCCCACAGCGCCGCGGGTGCGGGAAGATGGAGGATTTGCGCCAGTGCCGTCGCATGCCACCAATGCCCCCCGTCAGGACAATTCCCGCGCGACCGCGCCGCACCAGGCAAAGTTTGACTGGAGCTCGGCCGCCCAGCTCAATCCCCGCTATACCTTCGAAAACTTCGTCATCGGCAACGGAAACCAGTTTGCCCGCGCTGCCGCGGAGGCGGTGGCAGAGCGCCCATCGAAGGCCTATAACCCGCTCTTTCTTTACGGCGGAGTGGGCATGGGCAAGACGCACCTGATGCAGGCCATTGGCCACGAGATGAAGGCCCGCCAGCCGCAAGCCTCCATCTGCTATGTCTCCAGCGAGAAGTTCACCAACGAGATGATCAACTCGTTGCGCTACGACAAGATGACGAGCTTCCGCGACAAGTATCGCTCGGTGGATTTACTGCTGATCGACGATATTCAGTTCCTCGCGCAGAAGGAACGCACGCAGGAGGAGTTTTTCCACACCTTCAACGCGCTGCACGACAGCATGAAGCAGATTGTCATCGCCTCTGACCGGCCACCCAAGGAGCTGCCCGAGATTGAAGACCGGCTGCGAAGCCGCTTTGAGTGGGGATTGATCGCCGACATTCAGCCGCCAGACCTGGAGACCAAGGTCGCCATCCTGCAAAAGAAGGCTGAGTCGGAGCATGTCGTTTTACCGACGGATGTCGCCCTCTTCATCGCATCGAATGTACGCACCAACGTCCGTGAGCTGGAGGGTGCGCTGGTGCGGCTCTTTGCATGGTGCAGCCTGAACGGTATGGAGATCACGCTGCCAACCACGCAGCAATGCCTGAAGCAGTTCATCGATACCCAGGTGCGCAAGATCACCATCGAGGCCATCCAGCGGGCCGTAGCGGAACACTTTGGCAAGCGCGTGGCGGAGCTCAAGCAGAAGAACAATTCCCGCGAGGTCGTTGTACCCAGGCAGATCGCCATGTACCTCGCCAAGCAGATGACCGAGGCATCCCTGCCCGAGATTGGGCGCCAGTTTGGCGGCAAGCATCACACGACGGTGATGCATTCGATCGCCAAGATTGACGAGCAACGCCGCACTGACAAGGGCATGAACGCCATGGTCAACGACCTGATGGAGAAGCTGAATACCTAA
- a CDS encoding alpha/beta hydrolase-fold protein, whose translation MFLATPALAHPRDTGFLNRRIVFRGTTYKFQVYVPEQWSSSQRWPVILFLHGRGERGSDGLDQTQVGLPAAIRAHPERWPFVVVMPQVPFNHHWWTDPDMMEMAMAALRAESGEFNGDPQRTYLTGLSMGGYGTWELAKTYRGVFAAIVPISGGVYWSYAPPQRWRDTSLPAEYASRIGRTPVWMFHGTEDTVVSPKQSVLLYEALKASGGCVRLWEYVGVKHSAWDKGYAEPELPRWLLAHRLADIAHTEPLAERLLIPSQPTPARINPAIYDAYVGEYRDENVVMVTIFRQGDSLFQKNGHGEVTELQPESPTTFFYPWGGSTRLCFEKDATGQIRGLLYRDDRHEEHWTRAR comes from the coding sequence TTGTTTCTCGCCACGCCAGCACTCGCGCATCCGCGCGATACCGGCTTCCTCAACCGCCGGATTGTCTTTCGCGGAACCACCTACAAATTCCAGGTCTATGTGCCGGAACAGTGGTCCAGCTCGCAGCGCTGGCCCGTCATTCTGTTTCTGCACGGGCGCGGGGAGCGTGGCTCCGATGGATTGGATCAGACGCAGGTAGGTCTTCCGGCAGCGATCCGGGCCCATCCAGAGCGCTGGCCCTTCGTCGTGGTCATGCCGCAGGTGCCTTTCAACCATCACTGGTGGACCGATCCGGACATGATGGAGATGGCGATGGCCGCGCTCCGTGCGGAGTCCGGGGAATTCAACGGAGATCCGCAGCGCACCTACCTGACGGGCCTTTCCATGGGCGGCTATGGCACATGGGAGCTGGCAAAGACCTACCGCGGGGTCTTTGCGGCGATCGTACCCATCTCTGGTGGTGTCTACTGGTCGTATGCACCGCCGCAACGCTGGCGCGATACTTCCCTGCCAGCGGAATATGCCTCCCGTATCGGCCGCACGCCTGTCTGGATGTTTCATGGCACCGAGGACACGGTCGTCTCCCCGAAGCAGTCGGTCCTGCTCTATGAGGCGCTGAAGGCCTCCGGCGGCTGCGTGCGCCTGTGGGAGTATGTGGGCGTCAAGCACAGCGCCTGGGATAAGGGCTATGCCGAGCCGGAGCTGCCTCGCTGGCTGCTCGCGCACCGTCTCGCGGATATTGCCCACACCGAACCGCTGGCGGAGCGTCTGCTGATTCCCTCTCAGCCCACTCCGGCGCGTATCAATCCTGCGATCTACGACGCCTATGTTGGGGAGTACCGTGACGAAAATGTGGTGATGGTGACCATATTCCGGCAGGGAGACTCTCTCTTCCAGAAAAACGGGCACGGTGAAGTGACCGAGTTGCAGCCGGAAAGCCCGACGACTTTCTTCTACCCCTGGGGCGGATCGACACGCCTCTGCTTCGAAAAAGATGCAACGGGGCAAATTCGAGGGCTGCTGTACCGGGACGATCGCCACGAAGAACACTGGACCCGGGCGCGCTGA
- the dnaN gene encoding DNA polymerase III subunit beta, with the protein MSMPGVGTEQERPLAQSAAMEISVSRQDLLRELTATQSVVERKTTIPILSNFLLEADEDHLAITATDLDQSIKTSCAAKVKKAGSCTIPARKLYDYIKLLPDGDISIKLMENHWVQIRSGRSNTKMVGMARANFPQVPVFPEAGITRIPASSLKGMINKTIFAISNEESRYTLNGALLILKAESMAMVATDGHRLSYVEKSGETLSNVSGERKTLIPRKALAELQSLLGSGDSEFVDFADDEHTLFFRIGHRVLTTRKLSGQFPNYEAVMPRDNNKFVVVRSQDLSGSIQRVAQFADERSGAIKLRMEQNELRISSSSTDSGESEDTIETPYNFDPIVVGFNSSYMIDFLKAVGSEGEVRLEFKDAQSAGQMRPEDPGEDYKYRYIIMPMRI; encoded by the coding sequence ATGAGCATGCCGGGCGTGGGAACTGAGCAGGAACGACCGCTGGCGCAAAGCGCGGCAATGGAAATCAGCGTTAGCCGGCAGGACCTCCTGCGCGAGCTGACAGCTACGCAGAGTGTGGTGGAGCGTAAGACCACCATCCCGATCCTGTCGAACTTTTTGCTGGAAGCGGACGAGGATCATCTCGCTATCACCGCAACGGATCTGGATCAAAGCATCAAGACCTCATGTGCGGCCAAGGTGAAGAAGGCCGGTTCGTGCACCATTCCTGCGCGCAAGCTGTACGACTACATCAAGCTGCTACCCGACGGGGATATCAGCATCAAGCTGATGGAAAACCACTGGGTACAGATTCGTAGCGGCCGTTCGAATACGAAGATGGTCGGTATGGCGCGCGCTAATTTTCCGCAAGTGCCGGTATTCCCGGAGGCAGGCATTACGCGCATCCCCGCTTCGTCATTGAAGGGGATGATCAACAAGACGATCTTCGCTATCTCGAATGAGGAATCCCGCTATACGCTCAATGGCGCATTGCTGATCCTGAAGGCCGAGAGCATGGCGATGGTAGCAACCGATGGACACCGGCTCTCCTACGTGGAAAAGAGCGGCGAGACGCTGAGCAATGTGAGCGGGGAGCGGAAGACCCTGATTCCGCGTAAGGCTCTGGCTGAGTTGCAATCTCTGCTGGGATCGGGAGACAGCGAGTTTGTGGACTTTGCCGACGATGAGCACACGCTCTTCTTCCGCATCGGGCATCGCGTGCTCACGACTCGCAAGCTGAGCGGGCAATTCCCCAACTACGAGGCTGTGATGCCACGCGATAACAACAAATTTGTCGTGGTGCGCAGCCAGGACCTGAGTGGTTCCATTCAGCGTGTTGCGCAGTTTGCCGACGAGCGCTCGGGAGCCATCAAGTTGCGGATGGAACAGAACGAGCTGAGGATCTCCTCTTCCTCCACCGATTCCGGCGAATCGGAAGACACCATCGAGACTCCCTACAACTTCGATCCCATCGTGGTCGGATTCAACTCCTCCTACATGATTGATTTTCTGAAGGCGGTTGGATCTGAAGGAGAGGTACGGCTGGAGTTCAAAGACGCACAATCGGCAGGGCAGATGCGTCCGGAAGATCCCGGTGAGGATTACAAGTACCGCTACATCATCATGCCGATGAGGATTTGA
- a CDS encoding GNAT family N-acetyltransferase: protein MNEDQGSAVRIVRLMEANEDALRLLQEYYEAINVVQRDTPAAIQKIIDDPSSGVWLGYLRDEGAGKESAGNEAGDKAVGCVVLRKLVSIPFAAECKRLYVRPEARGHGIARVLLDALEDFARSQGLRWIYLDSYDDLKAALDLYRKRGYRPCERYNDNPQATVFLRKEISELAKEN from the coding sequence TTGAACGAAGATCAAGGCAGCGCCGTTCGGATCGTTCGCTTGATGGAAGCCAATGAGGATGCGTTACGGCTGCTGCAGGAGTATTACGAAGCAATCAACGTTGTCCAGCGGGACACTCCTGCGGCGATCCAGAAGATTATCGATGACCCCTCCTCTGGCGTTTGGCTCGGCTATCTAAGAGACGAAGGAGCCGGAAAGGAATCGGCGGGAAATGAAGCAGGCGACAAAGCTGTCGGATGCGTCGTGCTTCGAAAGCTCGTTTCCATTCCGTTCGCCGCAGAGTGTAAGCGTCTCTATGTCCGGCCGGAGGCCCGCGGACATGGTATTGCCCGGGTGCTGCTGGATGCACTGGAGGATTTCGCCCGGAGCCAGGGCCTGCGATGGATCTACCTGGACAGTTATGACGATCTGAAAGCCGCACTCGATCTCTATCGGAAACGCGGGTATCGTCCGTGCGAACGTTATAACGATAATCCGCAAGCGACCGTATTTCTTCGCAAAGAAATCTCAGAGCTCGCCAAAGAAAACTAA
- a CDS encoding cytidylate kinase-like family protein — protein MIRIITVEREYGSQGAEYAMHLARKLNWKLIDHCLIEEIAHKAGITSSLAEQYDERLDPWYYRVGKAFWHGSLERLPGIPDAEVFDSERMVGFVKNALLEATEKGNCVVVGRGASCVLSGVPGVFHVFVYASMARRMRWFEKNFPEQAKISEQEILATDKRRAAYIRRFYDRDWTDRHIYQLMMNSCMGFDAMVGATIEAAGLVQAAEQQHVG, from the coding sequence ATGATCCGGATCATTACAGTGGAACGGGAGTACGGCAGCCAGGGTGCTGAGTATGCCATGCATCTGGCGCGCAAGTTGAACTGGAAGCTGATCGACCACTGTCTGATCGAAGAAATCGCTCATAAGGCAGGCATTACCAGTTCGCTTGCGGAGCAATACGACGAGCGCCTCGACCCCTGGTACTACCGCGTCGGCAAAGCCTTCTGGCATGGCAGCCTGGAGCGTCTGCCAGGCATCCCTGATGCCGAGGTCTTCGACAGCGAACGCATGGTCGGCTTCGTCAAGAATGCACTCCTGGAGGCTACGGAGAAGGGAAACTGCGTAGTTGTGGGCCGGGGAGCATCCTGCGTGCTCAGCGGCGTTCCCGGCGTCTTCCACGTCTTCGTCTATGCATCCATGGCGCGCCGAATGCGCTGGTTTGAAAAGAACTTTCCCGAGCAGGCAAAGATTTCCGAGCAGGAGATCCTCGCCACCGATAAGCGCCGCGCCGCCTATATCCGGCGTTTTTACGACCGCGACTGGACCGACCGCCACATCTACCAGCTCATGATGAACTCCTGCATGGGCTTCGATGCCATGGTGGGAGCAACCATCGAAGCTGCCGGGCTGGTGCAGGCCGCAGAACAACAGCACGTCGGCTAA